A single genomic interval of Amycolatopsis albispora harbors:
- a CDS encoding DUF983 domain-containing protein: protein MNRLVHGADGREWVLRSQLEWRPPATADDFEHDVAGSHTPGIAMLFVTVVLAVVLVVWMPEDVVVPSWVLLALLLIVIFFPLRWILRRPWTVVAETEGDPTGERPSERWVGTVRGMFTVRGEMSRIAKTIQKHSLPDFDGPLHPVE, encoded by the coding sequence ATGAACCGCCTGGTACATGGTGCCGACGGTCGTGAATGGGTGCTCCGGAGCCAGCTGGAGTGGCGGCCCCCTGCCACCGCGGACGACTTCGAGCACGACGTCGCGGGCAGCCACACGCCCGGTATCGCGATGCTCTTCGTCACCGTGGTGCTCGCGGTGGTCCTGGTGGTGTGGATGCCGGAGGACGTGGTGGTGCCCAGCTGGGTGCTGCTGGCCCTGCTGCTGATCGTGATCTTCTTCCCGCTGCGCTGGATCCTGCGGCGGCCGTGGACGGTGGTCGCCGAGACCGAGGGCGACCCCACCGGCGAGCGCCCGTCGGAGCGCTGGGTGGGCACCGTGCGCGGCATGTTCACCGTGCGCGGGGAGATGAGCCGGATCGCCAAGACCATCCAGAAGCACTCGCTGCCCGATTTCGACGGGCCGCTGCACCCGGTGGAGTAG
- a CDS encoding Imm7 family immunity protein encodes MFEYHGWVTIQVSADGDEPDGLLDRAVDRVGRVVREFGNAQLVDLRYANDVPVLHLGGVLKRPSTVGASLLHLFIRVGELAPASYGLLHVHDDEDFAHGNEFRVYRMVRGQVTECADPFLSPVVPTVADADAYAEF; translated from the coding sequence ATGTTCGAATACCACGGGTGGGTGACGATCCAGGTCAGTGCGGACGGCGACGAACCGGACGGGCTGCTGGACCGTGCGGTCGACCGCGTGGGGCGGGTGGTGCGCGAGTTCGGCAACGCCCAGCTGGTGGACCTGCGCTACGCCAACGACGTGCCGGTGCTGCACCTCGGCGGGGTGCTGAAGCGGCCGAGCACGGTGGGCGCCTCGCTGCTGCACCTGTTCATCCGCGTGGGGGAGCTGGCGCCGGCCTCCTACGGCCTGCTGCACGTCCACGACGACGAGGATTTCGCGCACGGCAACGAATTCCGGGTGTACCGGATGGTGCGCGGGCAGGTCACCGAATGCGCCGACCCGTTCCTGTCGCCGGTGGTGCCGACGGTGGCGGACGCGGACGCGTACGCCGAATTCTGA
- a CDS encoding M28 family metallopeptidase, with translation MAGIRRRDVMTGAVALAGAAAIGLNPATAAAAGRQRPGAAAKPDLAFGDYPVVARVRAQRALEHLKVLSDQIGPRIAGTPGELKARDHIASTLRKLRYQVTVQPFPIADKFLGRIRIGDENWQTGSSPQGAQNTTFSGEVVDVGSGAADSFPADVTGKIVFYAGITNDANAYQLAAQRGAAAVLIGRLSASADRKLSAFSPTLPAPVGIPVLGVAQVQAEKLRDRLRSGTTRLEVSSDHYTNLTSYNVLAERPATVPGGDQGVVMISAHYDSVPGSPGANDDGSGTVLCLELARVLRYLPTRKAVRFALWGSEEYGLIGSRYYVNNLPDAEARRIAGCFQNDMVATSYDPATVYWLLSVDGADNAVTQAVGAAAQRLGYDPRVQGPVARGSSDHVPFFERGIASGNFSWRGETGPAALEPTYHTPEDTIADNVSLERLQVSLELIGAAAYDLLRRE, from the coding sequence ATGGCTGGGATTCGACGTCGCGACGTGATGACGGGCGCGGTGGCGCTGGCCGGTGCCGCCGCCATCGGGCTGAACCCCGCGACCGCCGCGGCGGCGGGCAGGCAGCGCCCCGGCGCGGCCGCCAAGCCGGACCTGGCCTTCGGCGACTACCCGGTGGTCGCCAGGGTCCGCGCGCAGCGCGCGCTCGAGCACCTCAAGGTGCTCAGCGACCAGATCGGCCCGCGCATCGCGGGCACCCCCGGTGAGCTGAAGGCCCGCGACCACATCGCGAGCACGCTGCGGAAACTGCGGTACCAGGTGACCGTGCAGCCGTTCCCGATCGCCGACAAGTTCCTCGGGCGGATCCGGATCGGTGACGAGAACTGGCAGACCGGCTCGTCACCGCAGGGCGCGCAGAACACCACCTTCTCCGGCGAGGTGGTCGACGTCGGCAGTGGCGCGGCGGACAGCTTCCCCGCCGACGTCACCGGCAAGATCGTCTTCTACGCGGGCATCACGAACGACGCCAACGCCTACCAGCTCGCCGCGCAACGCGGGGCGGCCGCGGTGCTGATCGGGCGGCTGAGCGCGAGCGCCGACCGCAAGCTCTCGGCGTTCTCCCCGACGCTGCCCGCCCCGGTAGGGATCCCGGTGCTCGGCGTGGCGCAGGTGCAGGCCGAAAAGCTGCGCGACCGGCTGCGGTCGGGCACCACGCGGCTCGAGGTGTCGTCGGACCACTACACGAACCTGACCTCGTACAACGTGCTCGCCGAGCGGCCGGCCACGGTGCCCGGCGGCGACCAGGGCGTGGTCATGATCAGCGCGCACTACGACAGCGTGCCCGGCTCGCCCGGCGCGAACGACGACGGCAGCGGCACCGTGCTGTGCCTCGAACTCGCCCGCGTGCTGCGGTACCTGCCCACGCGCAAGGCGGTGCGCTTCGCGCTGTGGGGTTCGGAGGAGTACGGGCTGATCGGCAGCCGGTACTACGTCAACAACCTGCCCGACGCCGAAGCGCGGCGGATCGCGGGCTGCTTCCAGAACGACATGGTCGCCACCAGCTACGACCCGGCGACGGTGTACTGGCTGCTTTCGGTGGACGGGGCCGACAACGCGGTCACGCAGGCCGTCGGCGCGGCCGCGCAGCGCCTCGGCTACGACCCGCGTGTGCAGGGCCCGGTGGCACGCGGCTCCAGCGACCACGTGCCGTTCTTCGAGCGGGGCATCGCCTCGGGCAACTTCAGCTGGCGCGGCGAAACCGGCCCGGCGGCGCTCGAGCCGACCTACCACACGCCGGAGGACACCATCGCCGACAACGTCAGCCTGGAGCGGCTGCAGGTTTCGCTGGAACTGATCGGCGCCGCCGCCTACGACCTCCTCCGGCGGGAGTGA
- a CDS encoding YiaA/YiaB family inner membrane protein: MSKPVSSSSPTTGAFFAQAAISFGSAVLAVGLGVAFLPVDPWIRAFLGVAMLYAITSAFTLAKVVRDRQEDSYLLSRVDQARLDKLLAGHDPFKEPA, from the coding sequence ATGAGCAAACCGGTGTCTTCCTCGTCCCCGACCACGGGGGCGTTTTTCGCGCAGGCGGCCATCTCGTTCGGCTCGGCGGTGCTGGCCGTCGGGCTGGGGGTGGCGTTCCTCCCGGTGGATCCGTGGATCAGGGCCTTTCTCGGCGTCGCCATGCTCTACGCGATCACGTCCGCGTTCACCCTCGCCAAGGTGGTCCGCGACCGCCAGGAGGACAGCTACCTCCTCAGCCGCGTCGACCAGGCGCGCCTGGACAAGCTGCTGGCCGGGCACGACCCCTTCAAGGAGCCGGCGTGA
- a CDS encoding glycosyltransferase family 39 protein, with amino-acid sequence MAAFTGRSSGVFATFGGTALVAAHGLLYGNWLIDDAAITFAYARDIADGFGPVLQPGGDRVEGFSNPAWLALLIFGKLLGVFDTGSLFGVPDYVFFPKLLGLLATAGVLAALHHAAKGFSKRPGPLTFGAGALLALVPSYVMWAVSGLENSLYALAVCWLMALVLRAVPRNELTRARLAVAAGLLAALAALTRPDGALYVVAYPLALLMFVRRYRVPDVLRAGAVSVAVFAVPYGGYLVWRYLEFGRLVPNTAIAKGQEFPGLETFALAGDLLAYAGAWLSLVLAAGVGVLLAKGSARRDVLAVLLVFLGLAAVVFSVLGPEPGGELRFATPFWPIAALLVVFVLAEVSAFVRGIRRVAVIAVVVVAALPTFAAFAESTRDHVESPIVPACLVADRYGRVFNGYADVLGLRDGTLLVPDVGGTALTSRLRVVDLVGLTHARIADLAGAGEHGQLRDYLFDEVKPTFVHSHEPWSQISGITADARLDRDYFPLYEGGPKGDWVRKDAVPSMAKLQELRDYAEVVTSRVNRERHAEPRAACGDRLRPGQTP; translated from the coding sequence TTGGCCGCATTCACCGGGCGGAGTTCCGGGGTCTTCGCCACATTCGGCGGTACCGCCCTGGTCGCCGCGCACGGCCTGCTCTACGGAAACTGGCTGATCGACGACGCCGCCATCACCTTCGCGTACGCGCGTGACATCGCCGACGGCTTCGGCCCGGTGCTGCAGCCGGGCGGTGATCGGGTGGAGGGTTTCTCGAACCCGGCCTGGCTGGCTTTGTTGATCTTCGGCAAACTGCTCGGCGTTTTCGACACCGGTTCGCTGTTCGGCGTTCCGGACTACGTGTTCTTCCCGAAACTGCTGGGGCTGCTCGCCACCGCGGGTGTGCTCGCCGCGCTGCACCACGCGGCGAAGGGCTTCAGCAAGCGGCCGGGCCCGCTCACCTTCGGCGCCGGGGCGCTGCTCGCGCTTGTCCCGTCGTACGTGATGTGGGCGGTGTCCGGGCTGGAGAACTCGCTCTACGCGCTGGCGGTCTGCTGGCTCATGGCGCTCGTCCTGCGTGCGGTGCCGCGCAACGAGCTGACCCGCGCGCGGCTCGCGGTGGCCGCCGGGCTGCTGGCCGCGCTCGCCGCGCTGACCCGGCCGGACGGCGCGCTGTACGTGGTGGCGTACCCGTTGGCGCTGCTGATGTTCGTGCGCCGGTACCGGGTGCCGGACGTGCTGCGCGCCGGTGCGGTGTCGGTGGCCGTGTTCGCCGTGCCGTACGGCGGTTACCTGGTCTGGCGGTACCTGGAGTTCGGCAGGCTCGTGCCGAACACCGCGATCGCGAAGGGGCAGGAGTTCCCGGGGCTGGAGACCTTCGCCCTCGCCGGTGACCTGCTGGCCTACGCCGGGGCGTGGCTGTCGCTGGTGCTGGCCGCGGGCGTCGGCGTGCTGCTGGCGAAGGGGTCGGCGCGGCGGGACGTGCTGGCCGTGCTGCTGGTGTTCCTCGGGCTGGCGGCGGTGGTGTTCTCCGTGCTCGGCCCGGAGCCGGGCGGCGAACTCCGGTTCGCCACGCCGTTCTGGCCCATCGCCGCGCTGCTGGTGGTGTTCGTGCTCGCCGAGGTGAGCGCGTTCGTGCGCGGGATCCGCCGGGTGGCGGTGATCGCGGTTGTGGTGGTCGCCGCGCTGCCCACCTTCGCCGCCTTCGCCGAGTCCACCCGCGACCACGTCGAGTCGCCGATCGTGCCCGCGTGCCTGGTCGCCGACCGCTACGGCCGGGTGTTCAACGGGTACGCGGACGTGCTCGGCCTCCGCGACGGCACGCTGCTCGTGCCGGACGTCGGCGGCACCGCGCTGACCAGCAGGCTGCGCGTGGTCGACCTGGTCGGCCTGACGCACGCGCGCATCGCCGACCTGGCCGGGGCCGGGGAGCACGGCCAGCTGCGGGACTACCTGTTCGACGAGGTGAAGCCGACCTTCGTGCACTCGCACGAGCCGTGGTCGCAGATCAGCGGCATCACCGCCGACGCGCGCCTCGACCGCGACTACTTCCCGCTGTACGAAGGCGGTCCGAAGGGCGACTGGGTCCGCAAGGACGCCGTGCCGTCGATGGCCAAGCTGCAGGAACTCCGCGACTACGCCGAGGTGGTGACCAGCCGGGTCAACCGCGAGCGCCACGCCGAGCCGCGTGCTGCCTGCGGTGACCGGCTGCGGCCCGGCCAGACACCGTGA
- a CDS encoding sigma-70 family RNA polymerase sigma factor: protein MTEQSTAPPPLSGEPELLQRLRDGEDAAFGELFELHAAAVRRLALGLAADRSEAEDITAETFFRVLQALRRGSGPRDNVRAYLLTVARRVSWEWHGAKRDVPVSEDELNHRAGAGADAHARTAEHTLITRAFTSLPERWRTVLWQTEVEGEQPAVVAPHFGLSANATAALARRARQGLRAAYLQAHLSVHRGSDGCRAVIEKLGGYTAGSVTGTEARRIQAHLLGCASCRATADELREVCSSLRAHSGVIVLLLPASALTLDGLQAGGLLAGLKGLLVGSKMKVGMAVASTAAAGVVGVAVGPMVDESAQPFRLGLPGLAGQELIAAEPAVVPPPAPARPPVIATGSLVNEVPPSPGPQQPPHEPGLGPAELPALPEGGAGGVVLPGERDLPGTGDQPGDEPMVTDPNNPDPSNSPRDDVEPYPDETLSTTDTPPETSEPATSEVPAPSSSIKPTSTSDTSAPEDQPSEEVTASAPSATTG from the coding sequence ATGACCGAGCAGAGTACGGCGCCGCCTCCGCTGAGCGGGGAGCCCGAGCTCCTGCAGCGACTCCGCGACGGCGAGGATGCGGCGTTCGGCGAGCTGTTCGAGCTGCATGCGGCCGCGGTGCGCCGGTTGGCGCTGGGGTTGGCGGCGGACCGGTCGGAGGCCGAGGACATCACCGCGGAGACCTTCTTCCGCGTGTTGCAGGCGCTGCGCCGCGGTTCCGGCCCGCGGGACAACGTGCGCGCGTACCTGCTGACGGTCGCGCGGCGCGTGTCGTGGGAGTGGCACGGCGCCAAGCGCGACGTGCCGGTGTCCGAGGACGAGCTGAACCACCGCGCCGGTGCCGGTGCCGACGCGCACGCCCGTACCGCCGAGCACACGCTGATCACCCGCGCCTTCACCAGTCTCCCGGAGCGCTGGCGAACCGTGCTCTGGCAGACCGAAGTGGAGGGTGAGCAGCCCGCGGTGGTGGCTCCCCACTTCGGACTGAGCGCGAACGCGACCGCCGCGCTGGCTCGCCGTGCCCGCCAGGGCCTGCGCGCGGCCTACCTCCAAGCCCACCTGTCGGTGCACCGCGGCTCGGACGGCTGCCGCGCGGTGATCGAGAAGCTCGGCGGGTACACCGCGGGCAGCGTCACCGGCACCGAGGCCCGCCGAATCCAGGCGCACCTGCTGGGCTGCGCGTCGTGCCGGGCGACCGCCGACGAGCTGCGGGAGGTCTGTTCCTCGCTGCGGGCTCATTCCGGGGTGATCGTGCTGCTGCTGCCCGCATCCGCGCTCACCCTGGACGGTCTGCAGGCGGGCGGGTTGCTGGCCGGGCTGAAGGGGCTGTTGGTCGGCTCGAAGATGAAGGTCGGCATGGCCGTGGCGTCGACGGCGGCGGCCGGTGTGGTCGGGGTCGCGGTCGGCCCGATGGTGGACGAGTCGGCGCAGCCGTTCCGGCTGGGGCTGCCGGGACTCGCCGGGCAGGAGCTGATCGCCGCCGAGCCCGCGGTGGTGCCGCCGCCGGCGCCGGCGCGGCCGCCGGTGATCGCCACCGGCTCGCTGGTCAACGAAGTGCCGCCGTCGCCGGGTCCGCAACAGCCGCCGCACGAGCCAGGGCTCGGCCCGGCTGAGCTGCCCGCGCTGCCGGAGGGCGGCGCCGGTGGCGTGGTGCTGCCGGGCGAGCGCGACCTGCCCGGCACCGGCGACCAGCCCGGCGACGAGCCGATGGTCACCGACCCGAACAACCCGGACCCGAGCAACTCCCCGCGTGACGACGTCGAGCCGTACCCGGACGAGACCCTCAGCACCACCGACACCCCGCCGGAAACCAGCGAGCCCGCGACCTCCGAGGTGCCCGCGCCGAGCAGCAGCATCAAGCCCACGAGCACCAGCGACACCAGTGCGCCGGAGGACCAGCCCAGCGAGGAAGTGACCGCGTCGGCACCGAGCGCAACCACCGGGTGA
- a CDS encoding DNA-formamidopyrimidine glycosylase family protein, producing MPELPEVEALAHHLREFAVGRVVSRVDVASMTVLKTVSPAWTELHGREVTGAGRFGKHLDLDCDGIHLVTHLARAGWLRWSDSLSPTPPKPGKGPLALRVHLSGPGFDLTEAGTKKGLAVWITRDPTEIPSIARLGPDALTVDRTKLAELFHGRTERLKTALTDQSLIAGIGNAYSDEILHTAKLSPYATTGKLSEEALDRLSGAISGVLTDAVERSVGQAAARLKGEKRSGLRVHARAGLPCPVCGDTVREISFADKAFQYCPTCQTGGKPLADRRLSRLLK from the coding sequence ATGCCCGAACTGCCCGAGGTCGAAGCGCTGGCGCACCACCTGCGTGAGTTCGCCGTCGGCCGGGTGGTCAGCCGGGTCGACGTGGCGTCGATGACGGTGCTCAAGACGGTCAGCCCGGCGTGGACCGAGCTGCACGGCCGCGAGGTCACCGGCGCCGGCCGGTTCGGCAAGCACCTCGACCTCGACTGCGACGGCATCCACCTGGTCACGCACCTGGCCAGGGCGGGCTGGCTGCGCTGGTCGGACTCGCTTTCGCCGACGCCGCCCAAGCCCGGCAAGGGACCGCTGGCGCTGCGGGTGCACCTGTCCGGTCCCGGGTTCGACCTGACCGAGGCGGGCACGAAGAAGGGGCTCGCGGTGTGGATCACCCGCGACCCCACCGAGATCCCGAGCATCGCGCGGCTGGGGCCGGACGCGCTGACCGTGGACCGGACGAAGCTGGCCGAGCTGTTCCACGGCCGGACCGAGCGGTTGAAGACCGCGCTCACCGACCAGTCCCTGATCGCCGGCATCGGCAACGCCTACTCCGACGAGATCCTGCACACCGCGAAGCTTTCCCCGTACGCCACCACCGGCAAGCTTTCCGAGGAGGCGCTGGACCGGCTGTCCGGCGCGATCTCCGGGGTGCTCACCGACGCCGTGGAGCGCTCGGTCGGCCAGGCGGCCGCGCGGCTGAAGGGCGAGAAGCGCTCTGGCCTGCGAGTGCACGCCCGCGCCGGGCTGCCGTGCCCGGTCTGCGGGGACACCGTGCGGGAGATCTCCTTCGCGGACAAGGCCTTCCAGTACTGCCCGACCTGCCAGACCGGCGGCAAGCCGCTGGCCGACCGGCGGCTGTCGCGGCTGCTCAAGTAG
- a CDS encoding acyltransferase family protein — protein sequence MTQTAERPAPAGAPARGSHYMHGLDVLRVICSVAVLYNHVAGWAKMRGSDDFWLADLIEGGVVESLHLNELLGFVGVGTFLVISGVVVTHVSTREAPGQFLARRAVRLFPALWVAILLAWVLALTGVLGVNHPPEFGDLLLNLGLLNYSVADASTLLAVTWTLTVQVVFYLLAAATIPLLRRWPWLPPAIGAALVSVLISVTNNPTEGGPASLRIIASFLPVLFLGQLVMLVRGKRLAPLPAIALGLVHLWLAARAAATWSGTPDGPAYVRTLVLILLLLLLCTRANGRIARSRVIKVLADRTYAVYLLHFAVVLGTLNLLADPLGFWPALGIGLIVLAITTELLHRFVERPLARGFRRWEARRAARKTEFTRSSDR from the coding sequence GTGACCCAGACCGCCGAGCGACCGGCTCCCGCCGGTGCGCCCGCCCGCGGCTCGCACTACATGCACGGGCTCGACGTGCTGCGCGTGATCTGCTCGGTCGCGGTGCTCTACAACCACGTCGCGGGCTGGGCGAAGATGCGCGGCTCGGACGACTTCTGGCTGGCGGACCTGATCGAGGGCGGCGTGGTCGAGTCGCTGCACCTCAACGAGCTGCTCGGCTTCGTCGGCGTCGGCACGTTCCTGGTGATCAGCGGGGTGGTGGTGACGCACGTCAGCACCCGCGAGGCGCCCGGGCAGTTCCTCGCGCGCCGGGCGGTCCGGCTGTTCCCGGCGCTGTGGGTGGCGATCCTGTTGGCCTGGGTGCTGGCGCTGACCGGGGTGCTCGGCGTGAACCACCCGCCGGAGTTCGGCGACCTGCTGCTCAACCTCGGCCTGCTCAACTACAGCGTGGCGGACGCGTCCACGCTGCTCGCGGTCACCTGGACGCTGACCGTGCAGGTGGTGTTCTACCTGCTCGCGGCGGCGACCATCCCGCTGCTGCGCCGATGGCCGTGGCTGCCGCCGGCGATCGGGGCGGCGCTGGTCTCGGTGCTGATCTCGGTCACCAACAACCCCACCGAAGGCGGTCCGGCGAGCCTTCGGATCATCGCGTCGTTCCTGCCGGTGCTGTTCCTCGGGCAACTGGTGATGCTGGTGCGCGGCAAGCGGCTCGCCCCGCTGCCCGCGATCGCGCTCGGGCTGGTGCACCTGTGGCTCGCCGCGCGGGCGGCGGCCACCTGGAGCGGAACGCCGGACGGACCGGCCTACGTCCGCACGCTCGTGTTGATCCTGCTGCTCCTGCTGCTGTGCACCAGGGCGAACGGCCGGATCGCGCGGTCGCGGGTGATCAAGGTGCTGGCGGACCGCACCTACGCGGTCTACCTGCTGCACTTCGCGGTGGTGCTGGGCACGCTGAACCTGCTGGCCGATCCGCTCGGCTTCTGGCCCGCGCTCGGCATCGGCCTTATTGTGCTCGCGATCACAACGGAACTGCTGCACCGGTTCGTCGAACGGCCCCTGGCGCGGGGTTTCCGCCGCTGGGAGGCCCGGCGGGCGGCGCGCAAGACGGAATTCACCCGATCCAGCGACCGGTAA
- a CDS encoding lytic polysaccharide monooxygenase auxiliary activity family 9 protein gives MAKKILGRIAAIAAGCVALPVVLAGVAQGHGYTTNAPSRAYLCKTGAVTNCGPIQWEPQSVEGPKGFPAAGPANGKICAGGLGQFAQLDDPRGGNWPAKQVSSGSNMTFSWTLTAAHATTSFRYFITKNGWNPAAPLTRDQLESQPFYSVPFGGQRPGWTVTHTGKLPAKSGRHLILAVWDIADTGNAFYQCADVQF, from the coding sequence ATGGCCAAGAAAATCCTGGGCAGAATCGCCGCGATCGCGGCAGGCTGCGTCGCGTTGCCGGTGGTGCTCGCCGGTGTGGCGCAGGGCCACGGATACACCACCAACGCCCCGAGTCGCGCGTACCTCTGCAAGACCGGGGCGGTCACCAACTGCGGCCCGATCCAGTGGGAACCGCAGAGCGTCGAGGGACCGAAGGGCTTCCCGGCGGCCGGTCCAGCCAACGGCAAGATCTGCGCCGGCGGGCTCGGGCAGTTCGCCCAGCTCGACGACCCGCGCGGCGGCAACTGGCCGGCCAAGCAGGTGAGCAGCGGGTCCAACATGACCTTCAGCTGGACGCTCACCGCGGCGCACGCCACCACGTCGTTCCGCTACTTCATCACCAAGAACGGCTGGAACCCGGCCGCGCCGCTGACCCGCGACCAGCTGGAGAGCCAGCCGTTCTACTCGGTGCCGTTCGGCGGCCAGCGGCCCGGCTGGACCGTCACGCACACCGGCAAGCTGCCCGCGAAGTCCGGCAGGCACCTGATCCTCGCCGTGTGGGACATCGCCGACACCGGCAACGCCTTCTACCAGTGCGCGGACGTGCAGTTCTGA
- the msrA gene encoding peptide-methionine (S)-S-oxide reductase MsrA, translating to MSLPGRAEPLVTPDFHAVFPDRRIKPPFPEGLRAAVFGMGCFWGAERLFWQTSGVYSTAVGYAGGETPNPTYEEVCSGLTGHAEVVLVVFDPARVSYGQLLKVFWEGHDPTQGMRQGNDVGTQYRSAAYFADDSQRAEIESSRASFQPALTAAGHGAITTEVAPLGAFYYAEDYHQQYLHKVPNGYCGLGGTGVSCPIGLGVADS from the coding sequence ATGTCGCTTCCCGGACGCGCCGAACCCCTGGTCACCCCCGATTTCCACGCGGTGTTCCCGGACCGCCGGATCAAGCCGCCGTTTCCCGAAGGCCTGCGCGCCGCGGTGTTCGGCATGGGCTGCTTCTGGGGTGCCGAGCGGTTGTTCTGGCAGACCTCCGGCGTGTACTCGACCGCGGTCGGCTACGCGGGCGGCGAAACCCCGAACCCGACGTACGAAGAGGTGTGCAGCGGGCTGACCGGGCACGCCGAAGTCGTGCTGGTGGTCTTCGACCCGGCGCGGGTCTCGTACGGGCAGCTGCTGAAGGTCTTCTGGGAAGGCCACGACCCGACGCAGGGCATGCGGCAGGGCAACGACGTCGGCACGCAGTACCGCTCGGCGGCCTACTTCGCGGACGACTCGCAGCGCGCCGAGATCGAGTCGTCGCGCGCGAGCTTCCAGCCCGCTTTGACCGCGGCTGGCCACGGCGCCATCACCACCGAAGTCGCCCCGCTGGGCGCGTTCTACTACGCCGAGGACTACCACCAGCAATACCTGCACAAGGTTCCGAACGGCTACTGCGGCCTGGGCGGCACGGGCGTCTCCTGCCCGATCGGCCTCGGCGTCGCCGACAGCTGA
- a CDS encoding serine hydrolase domain-containing protein — MTNRSRKLLVGALVAGVLAAGVSPVTAAADPVHLELRANVTNGFPGALAYVREGERERRFGVGVANLATGERARPHQRFRTASITKSFTATVLLQLVAEGELGLDDPVERWLPGVLPDRGVTVRQLLDHTSRVYDPASTPEFFAPYLEHQDWGHVITPAEVIRRAVAHGPYPEPAYSNTNYLLAGLVVERVTGHDFGTELRNRILAPLRLHHTELPLTDPRLHGPHLHGYNLAREDHTTFSPSYDWTAGAIVSTVDDVAKFQRALLGGELLPPELTALGLGLEPFALPCEGGTQRVQGSQGSGPGYFSFAYTSEDRSRQIVVVLNSYDLGADVGGQGKQPYPGPREGPLPALSAALCQPAT, encoded by the coding sequence ATGACGAACCGATCACGGAAGCTCCTGGTGGGCGCGCTGGTCGCCGGAGTGCTCGCGGCGGGCGTGAGCCCGGTCACCGCGGCGGCGGACCCAGTTCACTTAGAGTTGCGCGCCAACGTCACGAACGGGTTCCCCGGCGCGCTCGCGTACGTGCGCGAAGGCGAGCGCGAACGGCGGTTCGGCGTCGGCGTGGCGAACCTGGCCACCGGCGAGCGCGCCCGGCCGCACCAGCGGTTCCGCACCGCCAGCATCACCAAGTCGTTCACCGCGACGGTCCTGCTGCAGCTGGTCGCCGAGGGTGAGCTGGGCCTGGACGACCCGGTCGAGCGCTGGCTGCCCGGCGTGCTCCCCGACCGCGGTGTCACCGTGCGGCAGCTGCTCGACCACACCAGCCGCGTCTACGACCCGGCGTCCACGCCGGAGTTCTTCGCGCCCTACCTGGAGCACCAGGACTGGGGCCACGTGATCACCCCGGCCGAGGTGATCCGGCGCGCGGTCGCGCACGGGCCGTATCCCGAGCCGGCGTACTCGAACACGAACTACCTGCTCGCCGGGCTGGTCGTGGAGCGCGTCACCGGGCACGACTTCGGCACCGAGCTGCGGAACCGCATCCTGGCGCCGCTGCGCCTGCACCACACCGAGCTGCCGCTGACGGATCCCCGGCTGCACGGCCCCCACCTGCACGGGTACAACCTCGCCCGCGAGGACCACACCACGTTCAGCCCGTCCTACGACTGGACCGCGGGCGCCATCGTGTCCACTGTGGACGACGTGGCGAAGTTCCAGCGGGCGCTGCTCGGCGGCGAGCTGCTGCCGCCGGAGCTGACCGCGCTGGGCCTCGGCCTCGAACCGTTCGCCCTGCCGTGCGAGGGCGGCACGCAACGCGTCCAGGGCAGTCAGGGATCCGGACCCGGGTACTTCAGCTTCGCCTACACCAGCGAAGACCGGTCGCGGCAGATCGTGGTCGTGCTCAACAGCTACGACCTGGGCGCCGACGTCGGCGGGCAGGGCAAGCAGCCGTATCCGGGACCGCGGGAGGGACCGCTGCCCGCCTTGTCCGCGGCACTCTGCCAGCCGGCTACTTGA